The sequence ATTGAGTACTTCTTGGAAACTCTTAAACCCTGGACCTGGAGATGGTAGGACAACTTTAGGAGTTACTTGTACTCGAGGCGAGGGTTGGTAAGACTTTTCTGATGGAAACAAGCGCCATAATAAAGCGATGACAAACAACGTCCAACAAACTGTCATGACAGGGTTTTGTTTTTGATCAGTCAAATTCTCACTCGCTATTTTTTTATTTTAATGCGTCCAATAAAGAAATCTACCTAAAAAAGCACAAGCAACAAAATCGGTATAAAAGTGGTATATTGAAAACATTAATCCTTCAAAACCCTTTCAGCACAGGGGATCTGGGGTTACGTTGTATAATCGGCATTGATGTGTACATATTCCTCTGATAAATCACACCCCCACACCGTCGCAACTCCAAGGCCATTTCCTACTTTTAAACAAATTGATATTGAATCATCCCTCAAATACGCTCCCTCCTTACGTTCTTTCATATAAGCAGATGCTGCAGTTCGATCAAATGCCAAAGGCTCTCCATCTTGAATTAACTGATAGGAACCAATCCACAAAGAAAGTGCCTTTTGAGGAAAATAGACTCCCGCTCTACCTGCTGCTGCAACTATCCGGCCCCAATTTGGATCACTACCATGAATAGCTGTCTTAACTAAAGCAGAGCTACAAATAGTACGAGCAATTATGCGAGCCTCAGAATCAGTCTCAGTACCAAGGATTTTGACCTCTAATAAACAATTAGCTCCTTCACCATCTCTCGCAATTGCCCTAGCTAAATATTGTGATGTTAATGTTAATCCAACTTCCAAAGTCTCTAAATGCTCACGAGGCAATGGAGAGCCAGCCGCAAAAGCAAGGAAAGCATCATTAGTACTAGTGTCTCCATCAACAGTTATCGAATTAAAGGACCGGTCGACCACTCTTTCTATCATTGCCGACCACAAATCTGAAGAGATCCCTACATCACAACTAAGGTAACCGAGCATTGTCGCCATATTGGGATGAATCATGCCAGATCCTTTAGCCATACCCCCAATTCGTACACATCGACCATCTAAATAGGCTTCATAAGCAATTTGCTTCTCTACTAAATCAGTAGTCAATATGGCATTAGCAGCGGCAGAGCCCCCAAGATCACTCAGCTCTTGCACAAGCCTCTCTAGGCCTAAAAGTAAGGTCTCAAGAGGTATTGATTCACCTATGACACCAGTCGAGCAAATCAAAACCTCTTCTGACGTCACCCCAAGCAGCTCAGCAAGAGCATCGGTTGCACGCACA comes from Prochlorococcus sp. MIT 1307 and encodes:
- the argJ gene encoding bifunctional glutamate N-acetyltransferase/amino-acid acetyltransferase ArgJ codes for the protein MQLLLENLSHSTTSLWSPISGGITTPSGFKASGIKAGLKTSGKPDLALLLAPEGAVCAGTFTKSFVRAACIDLCIDRLKANLGHARAVLINSGQANACTGKRGLIDSVRATDALAELLGVTSEEVLICSTGVIGESIPLETLLLGLERLVQELSDLGGSAAANAILTTDLVEKQIAYEAYLDGRCVRIGGMAKGSGMIHPNMATMLGYLSCDVGISSDLWSAMIERVVDRSFNSITVDGDTSTNDAFLAFAAGSPLPREHLETLEVGLTLTSQYLARAIARDGEGANCLLEVKILGTETDSEARIIARTICSSALVKTAIHGSDPNWGRIVAAAGRAGVYFPQKALSLWIGSYQLIQDGEPLAFDRTAASAYMKERKEGAYLRDDSISICLKVGNGLGVATVWGCDLSEEYVHINADYTT